The [Pantoea] beijingensis genomic sequence TATCACTACCGCCACCGCCGCCGCTGGTGTCGATTTTTTCGTCAAACGAGCTCCAAATCAGCAGTGCAATCAAAAAGATATGCAATACCACTGAAACTATAATAGCGCGTTTTAACTTATCGTTCTGCTCGGTTGCCTTCGACACTCTCGGTTCCCAAAAAACGGTTCGAATTAATTAAATCGGCTGCGTCATCAAACCGACAGACTTCACACCCGCCTGATGCAGCAGGTTGAGTGCCTTGATGATTTCGTCATAAGGCACATCTTTCGCGCCACCTATCAGAAACACCGTTTTCGGATTAGCTTCTATTCGGCGCTGTGCTTCGGCAACGACCTGCTCAGCAGGCAGTTGCGACATGCGATCGTGATCGACTACCAGGCTGTACTGTCCGACACCTGCCACTTCGACGATCACCGGAGGATTATCATCACTGGCAACCGTTTTTGAATCTGTCGCATCTGGCAGATCAACTTCCACACTTTGCGTGATGATAGGTGCTGTTGCCATGAATATCAGCAGCAACACCAGCAACACATCCAGGAGCGGAACAATGTTGATCTCAGATTTGAGATCGCGGCGAGCGCGACCACGCGTTCTGGCCATGCTTAACCTCCGGTTACTTACTGTTCTCGCTAGAGAATGCCTGGCGATGCAGGATAGCCGTGAACTCTTCCATGAAGTTGTCATAGTTTTGTTCAAGCTTATTCACGCGCTGATTCAGACGGTTATAAGCCATAACGGCCGGGATCGCTGCAAACAGACCGATCGCGGTAGCAATAAGGGCCTCGGCGATGCCGGGTGCAACCATCTGCAGAGTCGCCTGTTTTACCGCACCCAAGGCGATAAAAGCATGCATGATCCCCCAAACGGTGCCAAACAGACCAATATAGGGGCTGATAGAGCCTACCGTTCCTAAGAAGGGAATATGGTTTTCCAACGTTTCAAGTTCACGATTCATCGAAATACGCATTGCACGGCTTGCGCCTTCAATCACCGCTTCAGGCGCATGGCTATTCGCACGATGCAACCGCGCAAACTCTTTGAAGCCCGCATAAAAAATTTGCTCAGATCCGCCAAGTTCATCACGACGCGCCTGACTTTCCTGATAAAGGCGCGACAGCTCAATGCCGGACCAAAACTTGTCCTCAAACGCTTCGGCATCACGCCCTGCGGCGTTCAGAATACGGGTACGCTGGATAATGATTGCCCAAGAGGCAATAGAAAACCCAATCAAAATCAACATGATAAGTTTGACCAGAAGGCTTGCCTTCAGGAACAAATCAAGAATGTTCATGTCAGTCACTGCTTGAACTCCGCGACAATAGACTTGGGAAGCGCTATCGGCTTCATTAGGTGTGGGTTGATGCAGGCGATCAGGACTTCTGCTTCATTGAGAACGTTACCTTCTGCATTAACGATACGTTGTGCGAATGTCATAGTTGTCCTACGCATCGCGACCACCTCACACTGCACCTCCAGCAAATCATCAAGGCGTGCAGCACCCAGGTAGTCAATCGTCATACGACGCACGACAAACGCCACGTGTTGTTCCAGCAGCGTTTGTTGGGTGAAATGGTGTTTGCGCAGCATTTCTGTCCGTGCTCGTTCATAAAAAGCAACATAACTGGCATGGTACACCATACCGCCGGCATCCGTGTCTTCGTAATAAACACGTACCGGCCATTTGAACAGCGTTGTACTCACTCTACATCCCGGCAATGCTTTATATCAGTTAACCGCTGCTACTATACGCAAGCGCAAACGTCTTGGGAATGGATTGCCAGAGGGTAAAGAAAATAATTATCGGATGGAAACAATTAGCGGGGCTTTCGGGATAAATCTTAAGCAGATACTGACAAAAAAAGACAAAAAAGCAGATAAATATAATCCCGCCTGGCGGGACTATACCGGGCTTCAGCTGAAAAAGAAGCCTAATCCCACTAACAGAATAATCTGAGCAGGCAGCGGAGAGAAAAATGCCTGCCAGCGTAACCGCAGCGGACGAAAACCTACACCATGTATGACTCCGGTACACACCGCCCACATGATGACAATACCCTGCCAGATTGCGAGCGGCCCTGTTTTCGCCGCAAAACGCGAGGGGTCCCAGAATACGCAGCCTGCCAGCAACAGCGCCAGGCAAAAAGACAGGACCCGCAACGGGCCCTTGTCCATGGCGGCGTATAGCCGCTCAATTAACTTACGCATTAATGCCGCGCTTTCGCTTCGGCCGTCTCTTCAACGTGTTCAAGCGCCAGCGCAGTAATAATACCAAAAGCGCAGGCCAGCAAGGTGCCGAGTATCCAGGCAAAATACCACATTGTTCCGCTCCTTAATTAGTAGAGAGAGTGAGTGTTGCTTTCGATCTGCTCTTTAGTGATACGCCCAAACATCTTGTAGTAGCACCAGGTGCTATAGGCCAGAATCAGCGGCACGAAGATGATGGCAACAAACAGCATCACTTTTAACGTCAACAGACTTGAGGTTGCATCCCACATAGTCAGGCTTGAACCCGGTACCGTACTGGATGGCATGATGAATGGGAACATCGCTATACCCGCCGTCAGAATGACACATGCCATCGTGAGAGAAGAGAAGACGAATGCCCAGGCCCCTTTTTCCAGACGTGAACAGAGAAGCGTAAATAAAGGCAGAATAACGCCCAGCGCAGGAATGAGCCATAGGACCGGCGTATGGTTGAAGTTCACCAGCCATGCCCCGGCCTCACGCGCCACCGCTTTGGTAAGTGGATTAGAAGCCGCGGCATGATCCATCGCCGAGGTCACCACATAGCCATCAATGCCGTATACGACCCACACGCCAGCCAGCGCAAAACAGACCATCATCACCAGCGCCGCAATTTGCGCCGCAGCACGGGCACGCAGATGTAACTCACCCACGGTACGCATTTGCAAGTAAGTTGCGCCCTGAGCAATGATCATGCTCAGACTGACAATCCCTGCCAGTAAACCAAACGGATTCAGTAACTGGAAGAAATTACCGGTATAGAACAGGCGCAAATCCGTATCTGCGTGGAACGGCACCCCCTGAAGCAGGTTACCAAACGCCACGCCGATCACCAGCGGCGGCACTAAGCTGCCAATAAAAATGCCCCAGTCCCACATACCGCGCCAGCGCATGTCTTCTATTTTTGAGCGATAATCAAAACCAATCGGGCGAAAGAACAGCGAGGCCAGTACCAGAATCATCGCTACATAGAAGCCGGAAAAAGCAGCGGCATAAACCATTGGCCAGGCGGCAAACAGCGCGCCGCCTGCGGTAATTAACCATACCTGATTGCCGTCCCAATGCGGCGCAATACTGTTGATCATCACCCTGCGTTCAGTATCAGTCCGTCCGATAATACGGGACAGTATACCTACCCCCATATCGAAGCCGTCGGTGATGGCAAAACCAATCATCAGGATCCCAATCAGCAGCCACCAGATAAAGCGCAATACTTCGTAATCTAACATTTGTGGACTCCTGTGTTATCGAACCGGCTGCGCCGAAATCGTTGACTGCTCGAAGTGGTAACGTCCAGTTTTCAGGCTGCTCGGCCCCAGTCGGGCAAACTTAAACATCAGGTACATTTCTGCCACCAGAAACAGCGTGTACAGCCCACAAATCAGCCCCATGGAAAACAGCAGGTCGCCTACGGTGAGCGAGGAGTTCGCGACAGCCGTCGGCAACACTTCACCAATCGCCCAAGGCTGACGTCCGTACTCCGCAACAAACCAGCCGGCTTCCACGGCGATCCACGGTAGTGGGATGCCGAACAGCGCTGCCCTGAGCAACCAGCGATTGCGCCCGATACGATTGCGGATTACGCTCCAGAAAGAGAGACCAATGATCAGCAGCATTAATACGCCGCAGGCCACCATAATGCGGAAAGAGAAATAGAGCGGTGCAACCCGGGGAATTGAATCTTTCGTTGCCTGCTGAATTTGCGCTT encodes the following:
- the tolR gene encoding colicin uptake protein TolR — translated: MARTRGRARRDLKSEINIVPLLDVLLVLLLIFMATAPIITQSVEVDLPDATDSKTVASDDNPPVIVEVAGVGQYSLVVDHDRMSQLPAEQVVAEAQRRIEANPKTVFLIGGAKDVPYDEIIKALNLLHQAGVKSVGLMTQPI
- the tolQ gene encoding Tol-Pal system protein TolQ, which gives rise to MTDMNILDLFLKASLLVKLIMLILIGFSIASWAIIIQRTRILNAAGRDAEAFEDKFWSGIELSRLYQESQARRDELGGSEQIFYAGFKEFARLHRANSHAPEAVIEGASRAMRISMNRELETLENHIPFLGTVGSISPYIGLFGTVWGIMHAFIALGAVKQATLQMVAPGIAEALIATAIGLFAAIPAVMAYNRLNQRVNKLEQNYDNFMEEFTAILHRQAFSSENSK
- the ybgC gene encoding tol-pal system-associated acyl-CoA thioesterase — its product is MSTTLFKWPVRVYYEDTDAGGMVYHASYVAFYERARTEMLRKHHFTQQTLLEQHVAFVVRRMTIDYLGAARLDDLLEVQCEVVAMRRTTMTFAQRIVNAEGNVLNEAEVLIACINPHLMKPIALPKSIVAEFKQ
- the ybgE gene encoding cyd operon protein YbgE — its product is MRKLIERLYAAMDKGPLRVLSFCLALLLAGCVFWDPSRFAAKTGPLAIWQGIVIMWAVCTGVIHGVGFRPLRLRWQAFFSPLPAQIILLVGLGFFFS
- the cydX gene encoding cytochrome bd-I oxidase subunit CydX, which encodes MWYFAWILGTLLACAFGIITALALEHVEETAEAKARH
- the cydB gene encoding cytochrome d ubiquinol oxidase subunit II is translated as MLDYEVLRFIWWLLIGILMIGFAITDGFDMGVGILSRIIGRTDTERRVMINSIAPHWDGNQVWLITAGGALFAAWPMVYAAAFSGFYVAMILVLASLFFRPIGFDYRSKIEDMRWRGMWDWGIFIGSLVPPLVIGVAFGNLLQGVPFHADTDLRLFYTGNFFQLLNPFGLLAGIVSLSMIIAQGATYLQMRTVGELHLRARAAAQIAALVMMVCFALAGVWVVYGIDGYVVTSAMDHAAASNPLTKAVAREAGAWLVNFNHTPVLWLIPALGVILPLFTLLCSRLEKGAWAFVFSSLTMACVILTAGIAMFPFIMPSSTVPGSSLTMWDATSSLLTLKVMLFVAIIFVPLILAYSTWCYYKMFGRITKEQIESNTHSLY